A section of the Quadrisphaera setariae genome encodes:
- a CDS encoding fluoride efflux transporter FluC has protein sequence MTELLAALAGGLGAAARFVADGAFTAFVDRRGGSVLPWATTLINVTGSFALGVVVGLVTVGGAPSAAALIVGTGFLGGYTTFSTASFETVRLARQGRWRAAGVHLAVMVSGTLLAAAAGLSLVAAV, from the coding sequence GTGACCGAGCTCCTCGCAGCGCTGGCCGGTGGGCTGGGCGCTGCTGCGCGGTTCGTCGCCGACGGCGCGTTCACCGCGTTCGTGGACCGTCGCGGTGGGTCGGTGCTGCCGTGGGCCACCACCCTGATCAACGTCACGGGGTCCTTCGCCCTGGGGGTGGTCGTGGGACTGGTCACCGTCGGCGGCGCGCCGAGCGCGGCGGCGCTGATCGTGGGGACGGGCTTCCTGGGTGGGTACACCACGTTCTCCACCGCCTCCTTCGAGACGGTGCGCCTGGCGAGGCAGGGTCGGTGGCGCGCGGCGGGGGTCCATCTGGCGGTGATGGTGTCAGGGACGCTGCTGGCGGCGGCTGCGGGACTGTCCCTGGTGGCGGCGGTGTGA
- the ribA gene encoding GTP cyclohydrolase II RibA — translation MIEVPVQGGGQVQHVATTQLPTAHGVFAVHGFRDGRGEEHVALVLGTPEALLADDAAAPLVRVHSECLTGDALGSWRCDCGDQLLAAQRAIAAEGRGVVVYLRGQEGRGIGLMAKLSAYALQDAGADTVDANTSLGLPVDARDYAAAAAVLRHLGLRRVRLMTSNPDKAAALRAGGVEVEQVVGVPVPVRTDSARYRQTKVQRMGHLPPVGPRWSGERAWEALLAASSHSGADDLADDLPDAHADTDAAASVLLERYSPLATGRALVIAQVAQSLDGFTAARTGDAHYVSGAQDREHLHRLRALVDAVVVGVSTVVADDPQLTVRACPGPHPVRVVLDPRARAPLGARVFTDGAAPVLWCTSSERAEAAAQGVAGRSHVQVVGIDVPSVVPAGALERSRVVTTVLRALHDRGFGRVLVEGGATTVSAFLAAGALDRLWITTAPVLVGDGVPGLRFDGADLMADALRAPSRRFVLGEDVAVELDLAAARASSASGTS, via the coding sequence ATGATCGAAGTACCGGTCCAGGGCGGCGGCCAGGTGCAACACGTCGCCACGACCCAGCTGCCCACCGCCCACGGGGTCTTCGCCGTCCACGGGTTCCGCGACGGACGCGGTGAGGAGCACGTGGCCCTGGTGCTGGGCACCCCTGAGGCGCTCCTCGCTGACGACGCCGCCGCCCCGCTGGTGCGGGTGCACTCTGAATGCCTGACCGGTGACGCGCTGGGGTCGTGGCGCTGCGACTGCGGCGACCAGCTCCTGGCCGCGCAGCGGGCCATCGCCGCCGAGGGCCGCGGGGTCGTGGTCTACCTGCGCGGGCAGGAGGGGAGGGGCATCGGGCTGATGGCCAAGCTCAGCGCCTACGCGCTGCAGGACGCCGGCGCCGACACCGTCGATGCGAACACCTCCCTGGGCCTGCCCGTCGACGCCCGCGACTACGCCGCAGCAGCCGCCGTGCTGAGGCACCTGGGGCTGCGGCGGGTCCGGCTGATGACCTCCAACCCCGACAAGGCCGCAGCGCTGCGCGCGGGCGGGGTCGAGGTCGAGCAGGTGGTCGGTGTGCCGGTGCCCGTCAGGACCGACAGCGCCCGCTACCGCCAGACCAAGGTCCAGCGGATGGGGCACCTGCCCCCGGTCGGCCCGCGGTGGTCAGGTGAGCGCGCCTGGGAGGCGCTGCTCGCCGCCAGCTCCCACAGCGGCGCGGACGACCTGGCGGACGACCTGCCTGACGCGCACGCCGACACCGACGCAGCGGCGTCGGTGCTGCTGGAGCGGTACTCACCGCTGGCGACCGGCAGGGCGCTGGTCATCGCCCAGGTCGCGCAGAGCCTGGACGGCTTCACCGCGGCGCGCACGGGCGACGCCCACTACGTCTCAGGAGCGCAGGACCGCGAGCACCTGCACCGGTTGCGCGCCCTGGTGGACGCCGTCGTGGTGGGGGTCAGCACCGTCGTCGCCGACGACCCCCAGCTGACCGTCCGCGCGTGTCCCGGGCCCCACCCGGTGCGGGTGGTCCTGGACCCGCGGGCCCGTGCGCCCCTGGGCGCCCGGGTCTTCACCGACGGCGCAGCGCCGGTGCTGTGGTGCACCAGCTCCGAGCGCGCCGAGGCCGCGGCCCAGGGGGTGGCCGGACGCAGTCACGTGCAGGTGGTCGGGATCGACGTCCCTTCCGTCGTCCCGGCGGGAGCGCTGGAGCGCTCCCGGGTCGTCACCACGGTCCTGCGCGCCCTGCACGACCGCGGCTTCGGCCGCGTGCTGGTCGAGGGGGGAGCCACCACGGTCTCGGCGTTCCTAGCCGCCGGTGCGCTGGACCGGCTCTGGATCACCACCGCGCCGGTCCTGGTGGGCGACGGCGTCCCGGGTCTGCGCTTCGACGGCGCCGACCTGATGGCCGACGCGCTGCGGGCCCCTTCACGGCGGTTCGTGCTCGGGGAGGACGTCGCTGTCGAGCTCGACCTGGCTGCGGCCAGAGCGTCCAGCGCCTCCGGTACTTCGTAG
- the crcB gene encoding fluoride efflux transporter CrcB: MHLQPRLILWVASGGVLGAAARIGVTHLSPAPAGFPLATFVVNVVGAFVLGLLLQGLSDAGPDQGRRRLARLWAGTGFCGAFTTYSSFAVDTDELLRAGQLGLALAYVAATLMLGAVATLAGVAAAGLRRRRSV; the protein is encoded by the coding sequence CTGCACCTGCAGCCACGACTCATCCTGTGGGTCGCCTCCGGAGGAGTCCTGGGGGCCGCCGCCCGCATCGGGGTGACCCACCTGAGCCCGGCGCCGGCGGGGTTCCCCCTGGCCACCTTCGTGGTCAACGTCGTCGGCGCCTTCGTGCTGGGACTGCTGCTGCAGGGCCTGTCCGATGCCGGGCCCGATCAGGGACGCCGCCGGTTGGCGCGGCTGTGGGCGGGCACGGGGTTCTGCGGGGCGTTCACCACCTACAGCTCCTTCGCCGTGGACACCGACGAGCTGCTGCGCGCCGGCCAGCTCGGCCTGGCGCTGGCCTACGTGGCCGCCACGCTGATGCTGGGAGCGGTGGCCACCCTGGCCGGTGTGGCCGCAGCTGGGCTGCGCCGGAGGCGGTCGGTGTGA
- a CDS encoding TDT family transporter, producing MERGFLHALEDRRLAFAAIGPNWYASVMGTGIVANAAATLPVRVPGQGVFAEVVWCLATALLLLVSAATVVHWVRHPDTARGWLAHPIMSHFYGAPAMALMTVGAGALLVATPLLGTTAAVWTSAALWTAGTALGLWTAVAVPYQAFTRHRVEPASAFGGWLMPVVPPMVSAATGALLVAHLPVGQWRSSMLVACYAMFGLTLLASLVVITQIWNRLLHHKVGAAAAVPTLWIVLGPLGQSITAANNLGTQAANDLPAPYGPALQALGVVFGVPVWGFALMWAALAVAITMRTVRAGMPFSLTWWSFTFPVGTVVTGTSGLAAHTGSDLLVVAAVVFYVGLLLAWAVVAVRTARGVWSGQLLATAAAARPTTLR from the coding sequence CTGGAGCGGGGTTTCCTGCACGCCCTGGAGGACCGTCGGCTGGCCTTCGCCGCCATCGGGCCGAACTGGTACGCCTCGGTCATGGGGACCGGCATCGTCGCCAACGCCGCCGCGACGCTGCCGGTGCGCGTCCCGGGCCAGGGCGTCTTCGCCGAGGTCGTGTGGTGCCTGGCCACGGCGCTGCTCCTGCTCGTGTCCGCCGCGACCGTCGTGCACTGGGTGCGCCACCCGGACACCGCCCGCGGCTGGCTGGCGCACCCGATCATGTCGCACTTCTACGGCGCCCCTGCCATGGCCCTGATGACCGTCGGGGCCGGGGCGCTGCTGGTCGCCACCCCGCTGCTGGGCACCACCGCCGCGGTGTGGACCTCAGCGGCGCTGTGGACCGCGGGGACCGCGCTGGGTCTGTGGACCGCGGTGGCCGTCCCCTACCAGGCCTTCACCCGCCACCGGGTCGAGCCGGCCTCGGCGTTCGGCGGCTGGCTGATGCCGGTGGTGCCGCCGATGGTCTCGGCGGCCACGGGAGCGCTGCTGGTGGCCCACCTGCCCGTGGGGCAGTGGCGCTCGAGCATGCTCGTGGCCTGCTACGCCATGTTCGGTCTGACGCTGCTGGCGTCGCTGGTGGTCATCACCCAGATCTGGAACCGGCTGCTGCACCACAAGGTCGGTGCTGCTGCCGCGGTGCCCACCCTGTGGATCGTCCTCGGTCCGCTGGGGCAGTCGATCACAGCCGCCAACAACCTCGGCACCCAGGCCGCCAACGACCTCCCCGCTCCCTATGGACCGGCGCTGCAGGCCCTCGGGGTGGTCTTCGGGGTGCCGGTGTGGGGCTTCGCCCTGATGTGGGCGGCCCTGGCGGTCGCCATCACCATGCGCACCGTCCGGGCCGGGATGCCGTTCTCCCTGACGTGGTGGTCCTTCACCTTCCCCGTCGGCACCGTGGTCACCGGGACCTCGGGCCTGGCCGCTCACACCGGCTCGGACCTGCTGGTCGTGGCCGCAGTGGTGTTCTACGTCGGTCTGCTGCTGGCCTGGGCCGTGGTCGCGGTGCGCACCGCCCGCGGGGTCTGGAGCGGACAGCTCCTGGCCACGGCCGCCGCTGCCCGTCCGACTACCCTTCGTTGA
- a CDS encoding universal stress protein — protein sequence MSSSPIQPPTRPSTDHRDHRDHRDSRPTVVVGVLPGQLARVLHEAAALARDLGGSLLAVHVDTTHYRRSGPDGQEHWFPIDPDSGGDAAASEDGSEDGGEGEDGSRECADLDDLVQAAAGGVPVTTVHVTGDPVRELAAAAERVDARVIVVGAGAGGWRGSVGEVFSGSVAVHLAHRQHRPVLVVPHGDGLAHERAVRR from the coding sequence ATGTCTTCATCACCGATCCAACCACCGACCCGGCCCTCGACCGACCACCGTGACCACCGAGATCACCGCGACTCACGGCCCACCGTGGTCGTCGGCGTCCTTCCCGGCCAACTTGCGCGGGTGCTGCACGAAGCTGCAGCCCTGGCCCGTGACCTCGGCGGCTCACTGCTCGCGGTGCACGTGGACACCACCCACTACCGCCGCAGCGGCCCCGACGGCCAGGAGCACTGGTTTCCCATCGACCCCGACAGCGGTGGCGATGCCGCTGCCAGCGAGGACGGGAGTGAGGACGGGGGTGAGGGCGAGGACGGCAGCCGGGAATGCGCTGACCTGGACGACCTCGTCCAAGCGGCCGCCGGTGGCGTGCCTGTCACCACGGTGCACGTCACGGGCGACCCGGTCCGCGAGCTCGCGGCGGCGGCCGAGCGCGTCGACGCGCGAGTGATCGTGGTAGGTGCCGGTGCGGGGGGCTGGCGAGGATCGGTGGGTGAGGTCTTCAGCGGTTCGGTCGCGGTCCACCTGGCCCACCGCCAGCACCGCCCGGTGCTCGTGGTGCCCCACGGTGACGGCCTTGCGCACGAGAGGGCGGTGCGGCGGTGA
- a CDS encoding DUF305 domain-containing protein, producing MPRTSCDLRHHLARTSALRALGAGGGVVALAVVLAACSGGGHDMASMSSATPGSSASASQTPMSSAAVTPDPAAVASASSAVSAVHNDADITFAQQMIVHHQGAVAMAVLAPDRAGDPAVRDLASRIQATQTPEISSMTGWLQAWGAPTTAGSGGGQMGSMDRSSMGGSMDMGSMGSMGSMGSMGSMGSMGSMGSMGSMGMSEQDMAALEGASGAEFDKLFLEQMAVHHQGAVDMAKTEQAEGSNPQAIELAGAIVTSQTAEIAEMGQLLESL from the coding sequence ATGCCTCGCACGAGTTGCGACCTGCGTCACCACCTCGCCCGCACCTCCGCCCTGCGAGCCCTGGGCGCCGGCGGCGGCGTCGTCGCCCTGGCGGTGGTCCTGGCCGCCTGCTCCGGCGGCGGACACGACATGGCCTCGATGTCCTCGGCCACACCCGGTTCGAGCGCGTCCGCCTCTCAGACGCCGATGAGCTCGGCCGCGGTCACGCCTGACCCGGCTGCCGTGGCCTCGGCCTCCTCGGCGGTCTCCGCAGTGCACAACGACGCCGACATCACGTTCGCCCAGCAGATGATCGTCCACCACCAGGGCGCGGTGGCGATGGCGGTGCTCGCGCCCGACCGCGCCGGGGACCCCGCGGTGCGTGACCTCGCCTCGCGCATCCAGGCCACCCAGACCCCTGAGATCTCCTCGATGACGGGGTGGTTGCAGGCCTGGGGCGCGCCGACGACGGCTGGCTCCGGCGGCGGGCAGATGGGCTCGATGGACCGCAGCTCCATGGGCGGGTCGATGGACATGGGCTCGATGGGCTCGATGGGCTCGATGGGCTCGATGGGCTCGATGGGCTCGATGGGCTCGATGGGTTCCATGGGTTCCATGGGCATGAGCGAGCAGGACATGGCCGCGTTGGAGGGGGCCTCTGGCGCGGAGTTCGACAAGCTCTTCCTGGAGCAGATGGCCGTGCACCATCAGGGCGCTGTCGACATGGCCAAGACCGAGCAGGCCGAGGGGTCCAACCCCCAGGCCATCGAGCTGGCCGGGGCGATCGTGACCTCCCAGACCGCGGAGATCGCCGAGATGGGACAGCTCCTGGAGTCTCTGTAG
- a CDS encoding LysR family transcriptional regulator, which yields MGGAPDGYREPVALERVPDLDSLQLLLRVAATGSLGRAAGEHGISQPAVSARIRTMERLIGVPLIVRGPRGSTLTPAGELVAGWAQQVLAAAQALDAGASSLRGEGASRLRVAASMTVAEHLLPGWLVRLAQQRPQTQVSLRAMNSVEVAAAVLTGEAELGFVEGPDLPAGLNARVVARDWLVVVVAPAHAWARRRSPVSAAELATTRLVQREPTSGTRAALETALHAALGEPVSAVPLLELSTASAIRAAVASGAGPAVLSEQAVRDDVVAGRLVEVEVGGVDLTRVLRAVWPHGQRLSGPAQELLALAGGAPRT from the coding sequence ATGGGTGGGGCTCCGGACGGCTACCGTGAGCCGGTGGCGCTGGAACGGGTCCCCGACCTGGACTCCCTGCAGCTGCTGCTGAGGGTGGCAGCCACCGGCAGCCTGGGGCGCGCCGCGGGCGAGCACGGCATCAGCCAGCCCGCGGTCTCAGCGCGCATCCGCACCATGGAGCGGCTCATCGGGGTGCCGCTAATCGTCCGCGGCCCCCGGGGATCCACCCTCACCCCGGCCGGGGAGCTGGTGGCGGGCTGGGCGCAGCAGGTGCTCGCAGCCGCACAGGCGCTGGACGCGGGCGCCAGCTCACTGCGCGGGGAAGGCGCCAGCCGGCTGCGGGTGGCCGCCAGCATGACCGTGGCCGAGCACCTGCTGCCCGGGTGGCTGGTGCGCCTGGCCCAGCAGCGCCCCCAGACGCAGGTGAGCCTGCGGGCGATGAACTCCGTGGAGGTCGCTGCCGCGGTGCTCACCGGGGAGGCTGAGCTGGGGTTCGTCGAAGGCCCCGACCTCCCCGCGGGACTGAACGCGCGCGTGGTGGCCCGTGACTGGCTGGTCGTCGTCGTCGCCCCTGCACACGCATGGGCGCGGCGCCGCTCACCGGTGAGCGCAGCCGAGCTGGCTACGACGCGGCTGGTGCAGCGCGAGCCCACCTCCGGCACCCGCGCCGCCCTCGAGACCGCGCTGCACGCAGCCCTGGGTGAGCCGGTCAGTGCGGTGCCGCTGCTGGAGCTGTCGACCGCCAGCGCGATCCGCGCGGCCGTGGCCAGCGGCGCCGGTCCGGCGGTGCTAAGCGAGCAAGCCGTGCGCGACGACGTGGTTGCTGGTCGTCTCGTCGAGGTCGAGGTCGGTGGTGTGGACCTGACCCGGGTGCTGAGGGCGGTGTGGCCGCACGGGCAGCGCCTGAGCGGTCCCGCTCAAGAGCTGCTGGCCCTTGCTGGTGGAGCACCACGGACGTGA
- a CDS encoding YeiH family protein has protein sequence MTAGPGSSTTSTRAGLLARLPAQRDLLPGLAVVAGATALSFAAAHLLPGLNASTAAVVLGAMLANAGLHGAALRPGTAFAARRLLRIAVVLLGLQLALPQLAALGLSGLAVVVITVAVTFTGTRLIGRWLGVPPARALLVATGFSICGASAVAAMKDVADGDEDDTAVAIALVTLCGSLAIVLLPLLRGPLGLDPAAFGSWVGASVHDVGQTVATASRVPGALTAAVVVKLSRVVLLAPLVAGVALARSRRAAASGTAVAGRRPPLVPLFVVGFLAAIALTSTGWVPAGVLSAAKTVQEVLLVAALVGLGTGIHVAVLRRTGGRALVLGLSSWVLVAGVAYTGVRLLGS, from the coding sequence ATGACCGCAGGACCAGGCAGCAGCACGACGAGCACCCGCGCCGGGTTGCTGGCCCGGCTGCCGGCGCAGCGCGACCTGCTGCCCGGGCTCGCCGTGGTGGCGGGCGCCACGGCGCTCTCCTTCGCTGCCGCCCACCTGCTGCCGGGGCTCAACGCTTCGACTGCGGCGGTGGTGCTGGGTGCGATGCTGGCCAACGCCGGCCTGCACGGCGCGGCGCTGCGCCCGGGGACGGCGTTCGCCGCCCGGCGCCTCCTGCGGATCGCGGTAGTGCTGCTGGGCCTGCAGCTGGCCCTGCCGCAGCTGGCGGCCCTGGGCCTGAGCGGACTGGCGGTGGTGGTGATCACGGTGGCGGTCACCTTCACCGGTACCCGCTTGATCGGCCGCTGGCTGGGGGTCCCGCCCGCACGGGCCCTGCTGGTGGCGACCGGGTTCTCCATCTGCGGTGCCTCGGCGGTGGCGGCAATGAAGGACGTCGCCGACGGCGATGAGGACGACACCGCGGTCGCGATCGCGCTGGTGACCCTTTGCGGGAGCCTGGCGATCGTGTTGCTCCCGCTGCTGCGCGGGCCGCTGGGGCTGGACCCGGCGGCATTCGGGTCCTGGGTGGGTGCCAGCGTCCATGACGTCGGTCAGACGGTGGCCACCGCCTCCCGGGTGCCGGGGGCGCTGACGGCGGCGGTGGTGGTCAAGCTCAGCCGGGTGGTGCTGCTGGCGCCGCTGGTGGCCGGGGTCGCTCTGGCCCGCAGCCGCCGCGCTGCGGCCTCAGGCACCGCGGTCGCGGGCCGGCGACCTCCGCTGGTGCCGCTGTTCGTGGTCGGGTTCCTCGCCGCGATCGCGCTGACCAGCACCGGGTGGGTACCGGCGGGGGTGCTGTCGGCGGCCAAGACCGTGCAGGAGGTGCTGCTGGTGGCGGCGCTGGTGGGGCTGGGCACGGGCATCCACGTGGCGGTGCTGCGGCGCACCGGGGGCCGGGCGCTGGTGCTGGGCCTGAGCTCGTGGGTGCTGGTGGCGGGGGTGGCCTACACGGGGGTGCGCCTGCTCGGCAGCTGA
- the arsM gene encoding arsenite methyltransferase — protein sequence MTTTTHHSDDADLREQVRARYADAARAASEPNGASCCAPSPAAAIEVDDRFGAALYDSASTTDLPAAAVLASLGCGNPTAVADLHPGERVLDLGSGGGIDVLLSARRVGPTGFAYGVDMTGEMLDLARTNATAAGVSNVEFREGTIEALPFDDASIDVVISNCVVNLSTDKPAVLAETYRVLAPGGRVGISDVVAEDDVTPDQRAERGSYVGCIAGALSRGEYLEGLAAAGFTDASVDFTHEVAPGLHGAIVKATKPTAQTS from the coding sequence ATGACCACCACGACGCACCACAGCGACGACGCCGACCTGCGCGAGCAGGTCCGCGCCCGCTACGCCGACGCCGCCCGCGCCGCCTCGGAGCCCAACGGGGCCAGCTGCTGCGCTCCGAGTCCCGCTGCCGCCATTGAGGTCGATGACCGCTTCGGCGCAGCCCTCTACGACTCCGCCTCCACCACCGACCTGCCCGCAGCGGCGGTGCTGGCCTCCCTGGGCTGCGGCAACCCCACCGCGGTCGCCGACCTGCACCCCGGCGAGCGCGTGCTGGACTTGGGCTCCGGCGGCGGCATCGACGTCCTGCTCTCCGCGCGGCGCGTCGGGCCCACCGGCTTCGCCTACGGCGTGGACATGACAGGCGAGATGCTCGACCTGGCCCGCACCAATGCCACCGCCGCTGGCGTCAGCAACGTCGAGTTCCGCGAGGGCACCATCGAGGCGCTGCCCTTCGATGACGCCAGCATCGACGTCGTCATCTCCAACTGCGTGGTCAACCTGTCCACCGACAAGCCCGCCGTCCTCGCCGAGACCTACCGCGTGCTCGCCCCCGGCGGACGGGTCGGGATCTCCGACGTCGTGGCCGAGGACGATGTCACCCCCGACCAGCGTGCCGAGCGCGGCTCCTACGTCGGCTGCATCGCTGGAGCCCTGTCCCGCGGTGAGTACCTCGAGGGACTGGCAGCGGCCGGGTTCACCGACGCCAGCGTGGACTTCACCCACGAGGTCGCCCCCGGCCTGCACGGCGCGATCGTCAAGGCCACCAAGCCCACCGCCCAGACCAGCTGA
- a CDS encoding uracil-DNA glycosylase family protein gives MAELNALVQTWRQEEPERVVPWFDPADGGTTASVLLLLESPAPSTTSSAGSHLCSEDNADATNRLLRSRRLAAGLPRSACVKWNAVPWASTTPHRAPDLARAASRLRQVLAHLPRLQVVITFGGTAAAVLATASTQADPPVLLPALAVPHPSQRNTRARQEALERIDRALTCAAGLVRSPLVLGALADRPSAPRCEAGTSARS, from the coding sequence GTGGCTGAGCTGAACGCCCTGGTGCAGACCTGGAGGCAGGAGGAACCGGAGCGAGTGGTCCCGTGGTTCGACCCGGCCGACGGCGGCACCACCGCCTCGGTGTTGCTGCTGCTGGAGTCACCGGCCCCCTCGACCACCTCCTCGGCGGGCTCGCACCTGTGTTCAGAGGACAACGCCGATGCCACGAACCGGCTCCTGCGGAGCCGGCGTCTGGCTGCGGGCCTGCCGCGCAGCGCCTGCGTGAAGTGGAACGCGGTGCCGTGGGCCTCCACCACGCCGCACCGCGCCCCCGACCTGGCCCGAGCTGCCTCCCGGTTGCGCCAGGTGCTGGCACACCTGCCGCGGCTGCAGGTGGTCATCACCTTCGGCGGCACCGCAGCGGCCGTGCTGGCGACGGCCTCGACCCAGGCGGACCCGCCGGTCCTGCTCCCGGCGCTGGCGGTGCCCCACCCCTCCCAGCGGAACACCCGGGCTCGTCAGGAGGCGCTGGAGCGCATCGACAGGGCACTGACCTGCGCCGCTGGCCTGGTGCGCAGTCCACTCGTCCTCGGGGCCCTGGCGGACCGCCCATCCGCTCCCCGCTGTGAGGCCGGTACCAGCGCCCGCAGCTGA
- a CDS encoding LysR family transcriptional regulator — protein MTLSARLPDLRTLELFCEVLAGGSIGAAARAQDITQQSASARLRALEVQVGAVLLVRGPRGAAPTPAGVVLVEWAQRLLEVAGQVDTALGALREQGRSELSITASMTVAEHLVPGWLVALRSRQLRAAHAPTAVSLRATNTAAVVAAVREGTAQIGFTEGSQPPVGLSWRAVGQDELVAVVGPGHPWARRRGPVQVRDLVAAPLVCREVGSGTRQVLDEALAAAGHAPVVPLLELTTATAVREAVRAGAAAAVLSRLAVASDVAAGALVARQVAGVDLSRTLRAVWASGQHPPAGPARDLVALAAARRSTPGSAREPRLR, from the coding sequence GTGACGCTGAGCGCCCGTCTCCCCGATCTGCGCACATTGGAGCTCTTCTGCGAGGTCCTCGCCGGAGGCAGCATCGGCGCCGCGGCGCGCGCGCAGGACATCACCCAGCAGTCCGCCTCAGCACGGCTGCGAGCCCTGGAGGTGCAGGTGGGTGCGGTGCTGCTGGTCCGCGGTCCGCGCGGTGCCGCCCCCACCCCAGCCGGGGTCGTCTTGGTGGAGTGGGCCCAGCGCCTGCTGGAGGTGGCCGGGCAGGTCGACACGGCCCTGGGAGCCTTGCGGGAGCAGGGGCGCAGCGAGCTGTCGATCACGGCGAGCATGACGGTGGCCGAGCACCTGGTGCCGGGCTGGCTGGTGGCGCTGCGCTCTCGTCAGCTGCGGGCCGCCCATGCGCCGACCGCGGTCTCCCTGCGGGCCACGAACACCGCCGCGGTGGTGGCCGCCGTGCGCGAGGGAACTGCCCAGATCGGCTTCACCGAGGGCAGCCAGCCCCCGGTGGGACTGTCCTGGCGGGCGGTCGGGCAGGACGAGCTGGTCGCCGTCGTGGGCCCCGGTCACCCGTGGGCGCGCCGTCGTGGTCCGGTGCAGGTCCGCGACCTGGTCGCAGCCCCCCTGGTGTGCCGGGAGGTCGGTTCCGGGACCCGGCAGGTGCTGGATGAGGCGCTGGCCGCAGCCGGACACGCCCCGGTGGTGCCCCTGCTGGAGCTGACCACCGCGACCGCCGTTCGCGAGGCGGTGCGGGCGGGGGCGGCGGCCGCCGTCCTGTCGCGCCTGGCCGTCGCCTCCGATGTCGCGGCCGGGGCGCTGGTGGCTCGCCAGGTGGCGGGTGTGGACCTGAGCCGCACCCTGCGGGCGGTGTGGGCGAGCGGACAGCATCCCCCGGCCGGTCCGGCGCGAGACCTCGTCGCCCTCGCCGCGGCCAGGAGGTCCACCCCCGGGAGCGCGCGCGAGCCCCGCCTCCGGTGA
- a CDS encoding ArsR/SmtB family transcription factor, with product MATAVQIAPSARSSSEGATAGVACCAPLAREPLGAEDAVVLARTLKALADPARLRLLSLVAAHEGGEACVCDLTEPLGLTQPTVSHHLKVLVEAGLLTRDKRGVWAYYALVPGALDSLAGVLTTC from the coding sequence ATGGCCACCGCTGTGCAGATCGCCCCGTCCGCGCGCTCGTCGAGCGAGGGCGCGACAGCAGGCGTTGCCTGCTGTGCTCCGCTGGCGCGCGAGCCCCTCGGGGCCGAGGACGCCGTCGTCCTGGCCCGCACACTCAAGGCCCTGGCCGACCCCGCGCGGCTGCGACTGCTCAGCCTGGTCGCTGCCCACGAGGGCGGCGAGGCCTGCGTGTGTGACCTGACCGAGCCGCTCGGCCTGACCCAGCCCACCGTCAGCCACCACCTGAAGGTGCTGGTGGAGGCGGGGCTGCTGACCCGGGACAAGCGGGGTGTGTGGGCCTACTACGCCTTGGTCCCCGGCGCCCTTGACTCCCTGGCCGGGGTCCTGACCACCTGCTGA
- a CDS encoding GNAT family N-acetyltransferase, with translation MGGTDVGGSDVAVRPMTAQDWSAVHEIYASGIATGHATFEASPPRWEDLDAAKAPEHRLVAVDAAGRVLGWAAVVAVSDRCVYAGVVEHSVYVAPDAQCRGVGRLLLDALVASTEAAGVWTIQSGVFPENTASLALHAAAGFRTVGVRQRLGRMSHGPMVGQWRDVVLLERRSASL, from the coding sequence ATGGGCGGCACCGACGTCGGTGGCAGTGATGTGGCCGTCCGGCCGATGACCGCGCAGGACTGGTCGGCTGTCCACGAGATCTACGCCTCCGGCATCGCCACCGGCCATGCCACCTTCGAGGCGTCCCCGCCGAGGTGGGAGGACCTCGACGCCGCCAAGGCGCCCGAGCACCGCCTCGTCGCCGTCGACGCCGCAGGGCGAGTGCTGGGATGGGCAGCCGTCGTGGCGGTCTCGGACCGCTGCGTCTACGCCGGGGTGGTGGAGCACTCCGTCTACGTCGCCCCAGACGCGCAGTGCCGCGGAGTGGGCCGGCTGCTGCTGGACGCGCTGGTCGCCTCCACCGAGGCCGCCGGCGTCTGGACGATCCAGTCGGGCGTCTTCCCGGAGAACACCGCCAGCTTGGCGCTGCACGCCGCCGCCGGCTTCCGCACCGTTGGGGTGCGCCAGCGGCTCGGGCGGATGAGCCACGGCCCGATGGTGGGGCAGTGGCGAGACGTGGTGCTGCTCGAGCGCCGTAGCGCCTCGCTCTAA